The sequence CGGCGCTCTCCGGAGAGAGCTTTGGTTACGACAAGCTCTACCGCCTGGTCAACAGCACGGGCAGCTACGGCGCCTGGTGTGGAAATACGACGCCACGGGCAACCGCACGAAGCAGACGCTGAACACCACGGTGTCGAATCTTGCCTATCCCGCCACCAACAACCGCCTGACGAGCGTGGGGAGCCTGACCCGACAATACGATGCCGCCGGCAACCTGAGGCAGGAATTGCGGTCCGATGGCAGCACGCGCAGCTATGCCTACAACGCAATGAACCGGCTGAGCGCGGTCACCCGCACCGTTGGCGGCTCGGGCGCGATGCCGGTGGCCTCGTATACCACAACGCGCTCGGGCAGCGGTGGCGAAGTACGTGGCGGCGAGCGGGCAGTGGACCTATTATGTATGATCTGGACGGGAAGCTGCTGGTCGAGCAGCCGGGCAACAGCACGGCGCACCGCGATCATGTGTATCTCGATGCCTTACCCCTGGCGCTGATCGATGTACCCGTCAACCCCACTACACAAGCGACCAAGGCCTATGCGATCCACACCGATCATCTCGGCACGCCGATGCGGCTTACGGACACCACCGGAACGGTGGTCTGGGCGCTCGACAGCACGCCCTTCGATGCGATCCACGGTGCTTTCGGCCTGCCCAACGAGGACGTCGATCTGAACGGCATCTCGATCACCTACAACGCGCGCTTCCCGGGGCAATACTTTGATGCCGAGACGGGGCTGAACTACAACTACTTCCGGTATTACGACCCATCTACAGGAAGGTACGTAACTTCCGACCCCATCGGTCTGAATGGTGGTCTAAACACTTATGCGTACGTCGGTGGGAATCCGTTATCTCGCATTGATCCATATGGATTGAGATGTATTCAAGGGGTTGGTTGCTACACCACTCCAGAAGAAGCTACAGCAGCTAATTCCGGTAATTATAATAAATACTATCAGCTTGCATGTGCTGGGGTGATGCTTACGCATGCTTTGCTCAGCACGTTGCTGCTAATGATGATTTGGATGGTCATCTAGCCACTTGGTGGCTGAATCGCGCTTTGGATGAGCATGCTGAAGAAAGCAAGCAATGCATAGACAAAGAAGGAACCATGGAACAGATTCGCAAAGATCTTGCAAATGCCTATGCTGATTATTTGCCGCAATCACAAGACCAAGCGGCTTGGCCAACAGTTAACGGGGTAACTCAATTTCATTGGAATGAATTTGCGAAATATGGATTGCCCCCATCGACATTTGGTGGAACTCCAGGCGGATCA comes from Gammaproteobacteria bacterium and encodes:
- a CDS encoding RHS repeat protein produces the protein MWKYDATGNRTKQTLNTTVSNLAYPATNNRLTSVGSLTRQYDAAGNLRQELRSDGSTRSYAYNAMNRLSAVTRTVGGSGAMPVASYTTTRSGSGGEVRGGERAVDLLCMIWTGSCWSSSRATARRTAIMCISMPYPWR
- a CDS encoding RHS repeat-associated core domain-containing protein codes for the protein MRLTDTTGTVVWALDSTPFDAIHGAFGLPNEDVDLNGISITYNARFPGQYFDAETGLNYNYFRYYDPSTGRYVTSDPIGLNGGLNTYAYVGGNPLSRIDPYGLRCIQGVGCYTTPEEATAANSGNYNKYYQLACAGVMLTHALLSTLLLMMIWMVI